The sequence GTCTTCGAAACGGATAATTACATAGCGACCAAATCGATAACCCACCATTTCACTGTGGAAACGGCTGTCGAAATGGTCGAGAAACTGTACTTCAAGCCTGGTACCTACGGCCACCTGACTAAACCAGTCCTTGTCCTGTTCAGAAAAAGTCTGAACAACTACCTTTTGCATATAAGCCAGCCTGTTGATCCCTTACCAATATTTAGCCTAGCAGAATTACCTCTTTGCAAAATCTAAATTAAATAAAAATTCCAATTTCCACAAGCACAAAGAATATTTATTTACCAGGGAAGGTTGTCTCCGTTGGCATGCCAGAAACTACCGCTGTTCTGAAGTGTCAGGTCATCGATCCGCTTAATCAGACGCTCAGCCGACACCTCTGGTGATACATCACCGCCGTAGCTGACCATTTCTGTCTGCACATAGCCCGGATGCAGCAGTGCCACTGCAATCCCCCGTGGCTGAAGATCTCTTGCCAGTGAGACACCGGCCGCATTCAGCGCCGCCTTGGACATACGATAACCGTAATAGCCACCAGAGCCGTTATCAGCCATGGAGCCCATACGACTGGTGATCATGGCCACCTTAGAGCCCTTGTGCAGATGTGGTGCAAGAATCTGTGTAACCAGCAACGGGCCAAGGGCGTTAACCCTGAACTGCTGTTCAATACTTTGCGTATCGGGATTTTCCAGTGAATCTCTGCCCAGTACCCCGGCGTTATTAATCAGCACATCAATTTGCACGCTCGACAGAGGTGACATGGCCCGGGCCAGATTATCCGCATCGGATGCCACATCAACACCTTCAACCACCTCTGCGCCCGACTCATGCAGTTCCTTTGTCGCCTTGCGGCATAAGCCGTAAACCTTATCGCCACGATCAAGATAATGTTTTGTCAGGGCCAGCCCGATACCCCGTCCTGCTCCGGTAATTACTATGGTCGCCATAATCTTCTCCTTAGCAATATTCGCCATTAACCATTGAGTATACGCGCAAGATCTGCCGGTGTGTCTATACCCGCTGGCGGAGTTTCGGCGGCGATATCCACATGAATTTTTTCACCGTGCCAGAGCACCCGCAACTGCTCCAGCGATTCAATCTGCTCCAGCCCGGAGGGTGTCATATTCACATACTGACGAATAAAACCGGCACGATAAGCATAAATACCGATATGCCTCAGGTAATAGTCCCCCACTTCATCAATATTGTCTTCATCCAAAAAACGACTGCGATCATAGGGCACAGTGGCTCGGCTGAAATACAGCGCATAGCCGAGTTTGTCGGTCACCACTTTTACCACATTAGGATTAAACACCTCTTCCACCTCTCGCAGCCTTACCGCCAGGGTGGCCATTTCAGCCTGCGGGTGAAGATTGAGATTCTCAGCCACCTGCTGGATATTTTCAGGCGGAATAAAGGGTTCATCGCCCTGCACATTCACC comes from Lacimicrobium alkaliphilum and encodes:
- a CDS encoding SDR family oxidoreductase: MATIVITGAGRGIGLALTKHYLDRGDKVYGLCRKATKELHESGAEVVEGVDVASDADNLARAMSPLSSVQIDVLINNAGVLGRDSLENPDTQSIEQQFRVNALGPLLVTQILAPHLHKGSKVAMITSRMGSMADNGSGGYYGYRMSKAALNAAGVSLARDLQPRGIAVALLHPGYVQTEMVSYGGDVSPEVSAERLIKRIDDLTLQNSGSFWHANGDNLPW
- the kdsB gene encoding 3-deoxy-manno-octulosonate cytidylyltransferase: MKFTVIIPARYGSTRFPGKPLADIHGKPMIQRVVERALDCGAAQVIVATDDERIAEAVRDFGGQVCMTSRHHESGTERLAEVVDILELDADELVVNVQGDEPFIPPENIQQVAENLNLHPQAEMATLAVRLREVEEVFNPNVVKVVTDKLGYALYFSRATVPYDRSRFLDEDNIDEVGDYYLRHIGIYAYRAGFIRQYVNMTPSGLEQIESLEQLRVLWHGEKIHVDIAAETPPAGIDTPADLARILNG